The Pseudomonadota bacterium region GTTGATAAACAGCTCACCGTTTGGCAGTGCAAACGCATTGGGCTCGGTGGATCGAATCGCGCGCGTGCGCAGGGTGCCCTTAAAGTCCGGAAAAAGCTGATCCGTTATCGACTGAAGATAGTCGGCCAGCGCGTCATCTTCGAACAATGCGCCCTCGTTGACCAATGAATCAACGAGTTGATCGGCCATGAGTTCCAGGCGCCCGTCTAAACCCTCCACATACTCTGGGTCCGATTCGCTATCGATGCCGACTTGATCCACCGCATCGACGCGGCCCGACGCGCATCCGGTCAGCACAAAAATCAATAAAAGCACCCACATCAACGTTCGATTCATCGACGTTTCTCGTCTCGATCCAAGTCCATGAGGTCACTGTCAGGATAGACGCCCACCAGTTCCTCCAGCACCGCCCGCGCTCGACGCGGGTTGCCCAGGTTGACGCGGGACAGCGACTGCACATTAGCCCACTCCAGCCTGCCGTCGCGCAGATCAACCAGCGCAGCGGCGGTGTATGAACCACCCAACGCCGGAACAACATTGAATGCGCCCGTGCTCAAGGTGGCGACATTGGCCGCAAACATCGCCAGTCGTGCCTTGGTCGACTGCTGTCGTTCACCCACAATCAGGAGCATTTTGTCTGCACCGGACTTTTCGGCGAGCCAGTCCAAACCCTGACCAATGCGAAAGTCGTAGGCCGAACGCTTGTGTTTGAGGTCGCCTTTTTTAATCGACTCGATTGAGCTCTTTAGCACGAGTTCCAGTAGCGCCCGATGTTCGTCCAATGTGATCTGTTCAGCGCGGGTCAGCGTCGGCAACGGCTTTAGCGTAAACGTCGCCGCACCGATGGCATCCGCCGCCTCTTGGAGGTTTGCGCGACCAGCCTGGGTCTTTTGAGGGTGCGGTTCGCGCGTGCTTGCCGCCGTCAAAATATAATGTTCGTAATCAACCGGGAGAATCAAAACCGCGGAATCGGCCGCGGTAGGCGCCATCAAGCCTACCGCCAAGATCGCCCCGAGCAGCCGTCGCACGGTCGCCATTGGACGCATCAAAAACGAGCGTCGCTCACGCGGTGTTGGGATCATAGGTGAGGTGTACACATTGACGACTCGACATGTCAAAGTAAGCGCATCAAGAGAATAGCACTATCTGTTGACGCCGTTGGGCACAAATCACCCTCCGATTCGCCCGACCGCCCTATCACACGCCGCACAAAGGATGCGAAGCACGATGAATGCCCATACCGCACTGCTGCTAATCGACGTTCAACAAGGTCTGCTTGACGCGGCCTATGGCCAGAGAAACAACCCTCAAGCGGAGCAACAAATGCGGGCGTTGCTCGAGCACTGGCGGCACCAGAAGTGGCCGGTCTTTCATGTTCAGCATTGCTCGACGGAGCCGCACTCACCACTGCGTCCTGACCAGCCGGGCGTCGCCTTTCAACCTCAGACCGCCCCCATCGACGGCGAACCGGTGTTTCAGAAAAACGTCAATAGTGCGTTCATTGGCACCACGTTGGAAGCCACGCTACGCGAACAGAACCTCGACTGCTTAGTGGTGGTAGGGCTGACGACCGACCATTGTGTGTCGACGTCAGTGCGCATGGCGGCGAATCGGGGTTTTCGTGTCTTTCTGGTCGGCGATGCCACCGCCACTTTTGAACGCGTGGGGCCCGATGGCCGTCATTACGCCGCAGACACCATGCACGCGGTGAATCTCGCTAGCCTGCACGGTGAATTTTGCACCGTGGTTTCGACCGAGGGCGTGTTACGCTCAGAGATCGAGTCGGGCGCCAAGTAAGACACTCGGTCGAGGATACCCGGAGACGACTGGCCGTTCGCGCCTATTTAAACACCGGTTTGAACGGAGGCCGGTCTCATACCCTAATCGTCGCTGAACGTGGCCGCGGCAAGCGTTCGATTGGCCTGCCTTCTTAACTGCCAGTGACGCAGCTTTCTTAGCGGCCGTCGCAAACGGGTCAGCCAGTCTTTCTGTGCCTTGGGGCGCGCACCGATGTGACTGTCACCACTGAACTCGCTGTCCCACACGGAATACGGCGTGACGCCGTACATCACCTGGCGATGCAACCAAAACATTTTGGTGTAGACATCCGCGGGCCCAAAAAAGCGGCGACTGTTGTGCAATAGCGCCGCCGCCGAAGCAGGCGACAGCATGTAGCCGGCGAGACTGTGCGGGGCCTTGGTATAGCGCCACAGCGTGTGTTGCTGTATTTCCCGAAGGGGTTTTTTACGCGCGCGTGTCTCGCTTTGAAATCGAATGAAGCCGCACGCCTCGATGCACGCATTGGCGGCGTCTATCGCCGCAGAGAAATTGGCGGACAGGGTAAAGTCATCTTCCATGATCACAAGCGGCGCACCGGAGTCAACGCATTGCCGCCAGGCTTTGCGATGACTGGCAAAACACGCGATTTCGCCATCAGTCGCCAGGCGACCGGTGTTCAACACGTATTCTTTTTCCTCGACCCGACCTCGTTCTTCATCGCTAAGTGAGCGTTTGTCGATCGCGTCCATAAACGAAAAGGGCAGGTTTTGCGCGCCGAGTTGACGCGAAACCGCGGCCCGTCGTTCGACCGCGTGAGCAAGGCTAATGACAAGAATCGGCGGCATGTGCACTTCGCAACCTAAGTGGAAAAAAACTTAGGCGGGACGCTATCACTCCAAGGCATCCAACGCCACTTCGCGGTCTAATTCAAGGTATTGCTGCCAACCGTTCCGGTGGCTCGATGGATCGGCATGTTACCGCCGCCTGGTGAACGGTGATGTGAGCGAATAGAGTTCGAGCGGTGGCGCCAGTCTACCGGCGAGGGAGGATTGGTGTGCGTGTCAGGCGGTTTGGAGGCGTTTGCTCACCGCGCCTCTGAGCACGCGCTGCCGCCGTCAAGCAGACCCCTTGCGCCAACGCCGACGTCGACGCAAGGGGTCGATCGTTCAAGCGATTAAGGCGTCACCGCCACATCGATGACGTCCTTGCGCTCAATCTGGCAGGCCACCTTTTGACGTGAATCCGCGTCGCGGTCTTTCAGCGTCATAAACATAGTGCGCTTACGCGTATTGCCCTTGCGGTGCGAGAACTTAAGGCTGTGCTGATCCTGGTCGTAGAGCCCCTGGGCGCTGAGCGCGGCACGGCATTTTTTGAGATCGTCCTGGGTGGAGGCCTGCGCGGGCTGACTCATTAGGGTCAGGGCGGTGACACCTGCGGCGATAAGAGTGAGTGATTTATTCATTTGCGTCGTCTCCAGTAGAAATTGGGCTGCCCGTCACTGGGCATGCCTAACTGTGCGCAAGTCCTTGAATTAACGCTTGTCAAAATCGAAATTCGTTGGTGCATTGCAAAATCGACCGGTGATTTTTACTATTGACCAGCCTTTTATTAGCAAGTCATTGATACTCAGTTTGGGGCTGACAACCGCCCCTTCAGTCATTTGCTTACTTTAGATTGGACCGACGACATGGATGCTCATCTTCTTACAGAAACGCTCATTCGAGGTGCATCAGCAGGGCTTCTCCTACTGCTGGCGGCGGTGCTCTTACGGCATGTTCGCTGTTGCGTGGCGTCGCGCGCAGGCGCGGTCTTTGCACTGGGCACCGCGGCGTATGCCATTCAAAGCTCCGAGACTCTGTGCGCGCACATCGGCGCGTGGGACTACCTGCTCACCTTTTTATCCATGCAATGTGTGACGTTTTTTTGGTGGTTTGCGAATGCGGCGCTGGATGACGATTTCGAATGGCAGTCTTGGCATTGGACACCCTTTGCCGTCCTTTCTGTGCTGATCGCACTCTATTTATTTGTGCCACCGCTGTCCTCTGCCGCTGGCATCGTGGCCAAGCTGATCATGTTGGGTCTGGCCCTGCATGTGCTGTGGATGGCACTCGCCGAACATCGAAATGATTTGCTCGAACAGCGACGCCGCGTGCGTTTGTTGTTCGTTGCGGGCATTGGCATCGCCTGTCTTGGCGCGACATTACTGGAGATGTTCGTCGGCACGGATCAGCTGCCGCAGTGGGCCAGCATGCTGATGGCGGTGGAAACACTGGTGCTGTCATTGATTTTTGCCATGTTCTTGCTGCAGCCCTCTGCACCGCTCATGCGGGCTAATAATGGCAATGCCCCGCCCCAACCCAGCGGCGCTTCGCCGGCGGACACCTATGAGTTGCAGCAGCTCGAATCACTCATGCGTACGGGTTTTTACACGCGCGAAAGCCTTACGATCAGTGACTTTGCGACGGAGCTGGATATCCCGGAACACCGTTTGCGCATACTCATTAATCAACAATTGGGCTTTCGGAATTTCACGGCCTATCTCAACAGCTATCGGTTATCAGACGCCCGCAATGCGCTAGCCGATCCGGCTCAAGCGCGTCGCCAAATCACCCAAATTGCGTTCGATCTGGGATATGGCTCAATCACACCCTTCAATCGCGCTTTTAAGGCTGAACAGGGCATGACGCCGACGGAATATCGCCGTATGGCGCTCGCCGAGCAACAGGTCACGCACTAGTCACACGTCGGCCAGCGTCGCGTTACGCAGCGAGTGTTCAATTTGCCGCCGCACCGGTAAACTCTGACCATCGCCAAGGCGTTTTGCGGAACCGCTATGAAGCGTTCAACAGACACGATCGTGCACGAACTTCAGCAGCGCATTGATGAACTTGAGACCAAAGTGTCTTTCTTGGAATTGGCAAATCAAGAAATGAGTGACGTAATGTATGCGCAGCAACAGGCCATAGAAAAGCGCCTCGATCGTCTGTCCGCTGCACTTGAAAAACTGGAGCAGCCGGATGCGCCGTCCACCTCACTTCTCGATGACATTCCTCCGCATTATTAGTCGCTCGGCGTGTCTGACAGACCGTGCTCGATACGGTTCGACTCGATCCCAGCCTGGCTTGGCAATCGGCGGATTTGCGCCGTCGTAGGTAACCGCCTAGGCGAGCGATTCGAGAAACTGGCGACTGACGTCATCCGCCGGGAAAAACGACTCGATTCGAAGTTCGTCGGTGGTAATGTCCTGCGGGGTGCCGAAGGTCGCAATCACTGAAAACAATGCCACGCGAACATCACCAAATCCCAATTCCAGCGGCAGGGTAGGCATGAGAGCATCATCCGCCTGCAGATCAATGTGGCCGATATCGCCTGTGAGCACTTTTACCCGCTCAAAAAACGCCGCGGTTTCGCGGTCGCTATAGCGCAGCATATCGCGGTGCAAGCGCTGCACAAACGGCGCAACACATTGATCAAAATTAACGATAAAAGGACGGAAACCACGAGGATGCAGAGTCAGTAACGCCAGATTACTTCGGGTTTGCGCGTCCACCTCCAACTCGCCCACGACCGTCATGAGTCGCTTCATTGCGGCATTGGATTGAACAATGTTCCAAAAACGATCGATGACCACGCACGGATACGGCTCTTGTTTGGCAAGAATCTGATCGAGTGCGGCACGAACCGATCGCATTTGCTCATCATCAAGCCCGCGCTCGCGATAGACTTTGGCAAAGCCCGCCGCGGATAACAGCGCGTTTCGATCTCTCAGTGGAATGTCGAGCGCCTCGGCAAGCTGCATCACCATGGGTCGACTCGGACGACTTCGGCCCGTTTCCAGACAGCTGAGATGACGCTGCGACACGCTGGCCATCATCGCAAGCTCAAATTGAGACAGCTTGCGCACCTTGCGCCACTGTCTAACGACGTCGCCAAACACCATTGCGAGCTCCTTAACCTATCGGCGTATTGTCTGTCCTACCGCAGGATAAATTCAATGACCTCCGGCGTCATAGACCTTATCACCTGCTGATCGCATGCTAGGTCACGTCCTTCATCAACCGGAGATTGTGAATGCGACCCATCAAATTATTAGCCATTGTTCTGCTCATCCCGTTTTCGGTTCTGTCTGTTTATGCCGTTCAGCAGGTCGGCTACTTCGGTATTTTTGACTATCACCGTCATAGTCCCGCCGGCTGGCAGGTGTTTAGCGACCTCGTGATCGCGATCCTACTCATTATGGTGTGGATGATCCGCGACGCGCGAAAGACGAACCGCACGGTCTGGCCTTTTATCTTGGCCAGCCTGACGCTTGGATCGATCGGACCACTGCTGTACCTCGCCTTGGGGCCCAACGCTAAATCCAGTGTGGTGACGGCTTAGTTGATGTGCGATCAAGCGCGCGACAATTGCTCGATCAAGAAGTCGCGCACCGCCGGGTCATCGCAAAGGCCAATCGCTCGTTCATACGCCTGACGCGCGTCCTCTGCACGCTGTGCGCGCGTACACAAATGCGCGCGCACAGCCCAATAGGGTTGATAGCTACGCACGCGGTCAGCGGGTATCAGATCCAGCGCCGCCAAACCGGCGGGCGCACCCTCCACTTCTCCCATGGCCGCGGCACGCCCTACCCACGCGGCCAGCGAGGGTGCTTGAACCACGAGCGCATCGTAGAGCCGGGCGATCGTCGACCAGTCCGGTCCGTCTGCGTCATTAAATTGCATATGGTGGCTTTGAATCGCCGCTTCTAACTGAAAACGACCAGGCGCTTTCAGCGCCGCAGCCAATCCTAGATGATGCTCGGCGGCTGCCACGATACGCCAGTCCCAGTGCGCGCGATCCTGCTCGGATAAGGGCACGTAGGCGCCTTGCGCGTTACGGCGAGCCTCGACCCGCGCCTGTACAAACAGCATCAAACTCAGCAGCCCCTGTGCTTCGGCGATGTCAGGTTGCGTGTGCACAAGAATTTGCGCTAACCATATGGCTTCATGCGCCAAGCCATGGCGCCAATCGCGCGCGTCTTCAATTGCGTCGTAACCGGTACCGAACGCGGCGTATATCGCATCGAGCACATCATGCACCCGACGCGCTTGCTCCGCTTCATCGGGAATCACAAAACCGGGCTGCTTCTGCCCAATCTGTTTCTTCGCGCGGGCAAGGCGCTGTCCGAGCGCGGCCGGGCTGACTAAAAACGCGGCGCTCATGTCCTGCGCGGTCAATCCCAACACCGTTTGCAGCATTAGCGGCGCCCGCACATTTGCCGCAATAGCCGGATGCGCGCACAGCATCATCAAGTCGAGTCGGCGGTCGTGAGGCTCGCTGTCTGCCTCCAGACGATCAAACAAATCGATCAGTTCAGGTTCGACCCGTTGTTTGACAGCGACGTGGCGCGACTGGTCGATCAGCGCCCGTCGCGCCGTCGTGAGCAACCACGCATCAGGGGCCTCGGGAACGCCATGCGTATCCCAGCGATCAAGCGCTTTGACAAAGGCATTGCTCAACGCATCCTCAGCCTGGGCGATGCCTACCCCCTGCTGACAGAGCGTCGCGATCAGACGGCCGTAGGCCAAGCGCGCCGCCTGTTCGGCGGCGCGCCGACCTTCAGTGCTTCCCATGCTGAGCACGGTCGCAGTGGCGCGTGGGCATTACTCGGCGTAGTCCGGGATCGGCCGTACTTCTACTGCACCCGACGCCAGCGGCACTTTCGCAGCCCAGCTCAACGCCGCCTCTTTGGACGGCACATCGATGAGATAAAAACCACCGAGTTGCTCTTTGCTATCGACAAACGGCCCATCCTGCACCCGCCCATCAACAAAACGCGTCACCGCATTTGACGAGCGGTCGAGCGGCTCGCCGCCAACCATCGCACCGGCTTCGACCAGCGAGTCAACAAACGCCTGATGAGCGAGCATGACCTTGTCGTGCTCGGACGTTGATAGGTCGTGGAACGTCTCATCATCAAACAATAACAGTGCAAATTTCATGGTGTTCTCCTGTTGAGTGGTGGACGCCAAGACACGTCCTTACCAACAAGACGATTGGCCATGCCCGATTTTGACACGCACGCCCAAAAACGCGTAAACGGTAAGCGGCTAACCGCCGAGCAACTGTTGACGCACAGTCGAGGAGGCCCCCGATTCATCAAGAAAACGCGCGGCGGCGCCCGGCTGAGGGCTGCGGCGCAAAATCTGATAAGACTGTATGATGGCCTGATCGCGCGCGCTCGGGTCGGGAAGCGCGCGCAGCCAACGCGCCGTGGCCGATACGTCGGTTCGCACCCAGGAGTGCGCCACACTCGACACAGCCGTCGTACGGGTGGCGTCATCCGCGCGCTCGGCCCAGCGCGCGGCAGAGGTGGGATCCGAACGCGCCCAGCGTCCAATCGCCGTCTGCACCACCTGTTGCCGCCGCACCGGCGACAACTCCTCGGTGCTGTTGAGTGCAATCTCAGGCTGTTGCATTGCAATAGACTGCAGGGTAGTCGTCAACACCTCATCGTACTGCGGGTGATGTTGAAATTGACGCACCCAGCTGAGCGTTCCGCCAGGATCGCTGGTACTCCGTCGCATCGCAATATCACGAATCAACTCGGTGGTTTGCGCCTCCGGGAGTTCGTATATTAACGACATAGCCAGATCCGGATCCGACTGGCTAACTGCGGTCGCGACCCCCTTTAGCGCATGAACGCGTGCACTGGACGGCAAGCTTTGCGCCCACCTGAGCGCGGCCCGGCCATCGGCTCTGGCCAGTCGCCCAGCGGCTTCCTGATACACCGTGTCTGTCGCCGCTCCGGGCGGTAGTTTGGACACCGCTTCTTGAATGAACGCGGGGTCATTGGTTTGCGAGTAGCCAAGAATGAGACTCACATGGTGCGCGTTCAGCGTTTCTGGCAGCTGAGTCAGCGCAAAATCCAGTGCGCGACGCGGGTTGCTTTGCGCGATTTGCGGCAACGCATTGACAAACACGCGATTGCGTTCATCCGCCTCCATGGTTTCGAGCCACGCCATCGTTTGCTCCGGATGACTATAGGCAATGCGTTGTACGACAGCGGTGGTGATCGCGTCTCGGTCTATCTTGTCGAACGTCATTAGGGCCGCCTGCGCGGCCATCGGATCGCGCGCCACCCATTCAGACATGACGCCTTGGAGCGCGCTCTGGCGTTGTGGGCCTGTGACATCACGCGCGAGTGCTAGCGCGTCATTGGGATTCACTTTCGAGTACGTGGCGAGACCGTGGCTGAGCATCGCGGCGCGTTTTTGTGGATCGGGGTGATCAAGAATGTACTGCATGGCAATGTCGGCATCGTCCTCGACCCAACGCGCAACAACGATTTGCAGAAACTGCGCTCGAAGCCGCTCACCTTGAATGGTATTGAGCGCGTCAATCGCGCCGACCGGATCGGTCCGCCCCCATACCGTGGCGACACCGCGCATCGCCGAATAACGCGCGCTTAGATTGCTCAGAGAATTAATATCGGCGAGCGCGCCCATCGGATCGCGATTGGCACGGATCGCCAGCGCCTCACCCTCAATTCTCGCCAGCGCCTGCTGATCCACGAGCTTGGCGGCGGCCCGTTGTAACGGGGCCGATCCTGCGCGCGACGCGGAGGATAAGATGGCGTAACTCGCTCTCGAGCGATAGCGCACGTTTTCGAGTGCATTGGCGCTCGTGATGGCCGCATTGAGATCAAGGCGCGCCCAATCGCCGTAAATAACCGACACGATTTGATCGGCGATATCCAGACCGGACGACAATAAGTACTGGACCGCGCCATTCGGATTAAGCTCCGTGAAACGCGCATACAGAATTCGCAGTGCCGCGAGGCGGTCATAGCGTTCGGCGATCTGCGACGACTCATCAATCAATCGCCTAATGGTCACTTCGTCCGCTCTACCGGCCACGACATAGAGCGCCTCTGTTTGCGTAAAGTCAGTGGGTAAGGTCAGTACGCGTTCAATCGATTGCACATCACCATAGGCGTCGCGGCGTGCACGCTCCGCTTCATCGAGGCGAGCTTGGGTATCGACCGAGGGTGCGACGTTCGGCATCACCACCGCGTGCGCCGCCCGGCCCGACGACGACTCGACGGTTTTTTTTCCTACGGCGTATCCGGCCCACCCTGCGATGCCGACTAACGCAACCACTATGATCAAACCAATGTGTCGCATCTATTGTTCACTCCCTGTGCTGCCGCTCGATACGCGACCACGTTACGCGTTCGCTTAGCTTACCATCCTTGTGATTCGGTCAACGATTCGCCGGAGTGTCCGATTTAGGTCGATTCTACGCCCCAACGAGTGGCCCAGTCCGCCTCCGTTCACGCAAGTTGGCGTTCGTCCGTCGCGCCACTGGCTAAAAAAAACGGAGTGGGTACAATCTCTTACTCACCTGCATTGCCGAGTCATCACGTTATGCGCGACATCCGGACCACTTGTGGCTAAGTTCCTTGACGAACTCAAACGTCGAAAGGTCGTTCGCGCAGCGCTGTCTTACCTAGTCGTTGCCTGGCTGATTGTCCAAGTAATCTCGGTCATCGGCCCGGCACTTGGATTGACTGAGCGGTTCATGCAGATCACCCTCGTGGTGCTGGCAGTGGGCTTTCCCATCGCCATGCTGCTGTCGTGGTTTTTCAATTTTTCGTTCCAGGGTGTGACGCGCGAAAGCGATGACGAACACTCGAGCGCCGTACCGACGAATTCGGGCCGTAGCATTGACTTTGTGATCATCGGTGTGCTCGCTTCGGCACTTGTCGCCGCTCTTGTGTATATCGGCAGTACCGATAAGCCCACCACCGACTACGTCGATACGAGCGTGCTCGCCATTTTGCCGCTTGAAAATTTGTCGAACACACCGGACGGAGGCTTTGTCGAAGGTCTGCACAGCGACTTGCTCGATACGCTTTCGCGACTCAGTCCTTTACAGGTCATTTCGCGCACTTCGGTTCTTGGCTTTCGCGGTTCGGAATCAACCATTCGCGAGATCGGTAATCGACTTGGCGCCGACAAAATCATCGAAGGTAGTATTCAGCTTGCTAACGATTTTATTCGCGTAAAGGTCACGCTGGTGGACGTGCCCAGCGATGCTCGCCTGTGGAGTAAGACGTTCGACAAGCCATTTAATGCGCATCAGCTATTCGGCCTACAGCGCGACATCGCGCTGGCGGTTGCACAAGAACTGAAAGTTGCTTTGGCGCTTGATGAAGATCAACGCCTCAAACAAACACCCACGCAATCCACCGAAGCCTATCGGCTGTATCTTCTGGGCAAACTGCGTCTGGCGGATCGCACCAGCGCGTCGCTTGACAGCGCGGTCACCTACTTCAATGACGCACTCGCACTGGATCCCCAATACGCCGAGGCCTATGCCGGCCTAGCATTCGCCTACAACCTTCAACACCACTACAGTAATCGTACGCTGGACGACATGACCGATCAGGCGATGCCGCTGGTTCAGCGCGCGCTGGCGCTCGACCCAAGCCTGTCCAACGCGTACGTTGTGCTGGCCGACATTCGTTCGTTGCAAAACGATATTCAAGGCGCTGAAAGCGCCTACGAGCGGGCGCTCACGTTAAATGAAAACAATGCGCTTGCCCGACACTGGTTCGGCATCATGCTGATCAACCAGGGGCGTTTTGACGAGGCGCTTGTTCAGCACAAACGCGCACAAACTCTCGACCCACTGTCCCCCATCATCAGCGTCAATGTCGCGCAGGACTATTCTTTTCTGGGTAATGTCGAAGCGGCCCTCGAAGAGTATCAACACACGCTCCAAATCAAACCCGACTTTGTGCCGGCTTATGCACACATGGCCGCGCTGTACGGACGTTCGCTCAAACGTCCAGACGAAGCCGTGCGCTGGCTGCGAAAAGCCTGGGAACTGGATCCCGGCCACACAGAATATTCCAGCCAGCTCGCCGAAACACTGCTCGATTTAGGCGACCATGAGAATGCCGGACGTTGGGCCGACATTGCCTGGGAACTCGGACCGACTCAGTATTGGCCGACGCGCGCAAAACTGCTCCATGCGCTACACACCGAAGATCTCGACGAGATCGCCCAGTACACCGAGGCGATGAACGCAATTACGCGCAACCAATTTCATACCATTATCCAGTCCGCCTATGAGCACGTCGAGCGCGGCGAATTCGATCAGGCGCGCGCGCTGTTCCTACCCAATTTCGCCGACTTGTTTGAATCGCCGCCCAAGGTAAACACCGGCAACTATGCACTGGCCGTTCCACTGGCCGCTGTACTGGCTGAACAAGGTCAGACCGCACAGGCCGAAGCGCTTTTGACCGCCGCATTGGCGATCATGGCGGACCTCCCTCGAGTCGGCTTCCACGGCGTCGAACTCCTCGACGTCGCGGCATTGTCCCTGCTCGGCCGTGAGCAAGCGGCGGTCGAGCAATTGGCTGTGGCTCAATCAAGTAACTGGTCTCACGGCTGGTGGGCGATTCGCACTCAACCCCTCCTATTTAGTGGGATAGCCCACCGCCGGGAGGTCGCCGAGTTCGAAGCCGCAATGACCCAACATATGGATGCGCTGTACGAGTCGTTATCGTCTGAACAAACGCCGCCCAGCGAATAAATCCGGCGCGACGCTTTCGGTTGCTGCACACTCTATACACTGCTAGCTCTTCCCGGGGGCGGCTGGCACCCCGTCTATTATGCCGTTAATAAGGGTACGACCATGGAAACGAACCGCTTTTTCCGTCTTTTATTCACCGTTATCTGCCTGTTTATGATGAGCGCCTGCGCGTCTTATGGTCCGCCCGAAAACGGGGTGTTGGCGGGTGACGAAAAGCGCCTGAGTACCAACGCCAATCGCGCAAATAAAATTGTGCTGGAAGTTCCCAGCGGCGACGTTCGAATCAACGCCACACACGGCAGCCAGATTAACGCGAATTTGGAGATTCGATGCGACACCAACAACGGCAATTGCTTACGCTTAGCCGAACGCGTCAAATTGGAAGAGGCACTAATCGATAATGTGCTCTACATCCGACCGACTGAACGCTCACGCTACGCCTTTCGCCACGCACAAACCGACTACCGCATTGATGTGCCGGCCAATACGCCGCTCAAAATCAATATGGGATTCGGCGCGCTACGCGTGGCGGGCCTGCGCAATGAACTCATCATCGACATGAGCGCGGGTGATATCGACGTGGAAATGGCGCGCAGCGAAGTGCGAACGGTTTGGGCCGACGCGAACTTTGGCGACGCGCAACTGGTCGGCGCTGAAGGCGGGGGCAGCGAACGTCGCCTACTGGTTGGCGC contains the following coding sequences:
- a CDS encoding DUF4097 family beta strand repeat-containing protein, yielding METNRFFRLLFTVICLFMMSACASYGPPENGVLAGDEKRLSTNANRANKIVLEVPSGDVRINATHGSQINANLEIRCDTNNGNCLRLAERVKLEEALIDNVLYIRPTERSRYAFRHAQTDYRIDVPANTPLKINMGFGALRVAGLRNELIIDMSAGDIDVEMARSEVRTVWADANFGDAQLVGAEGGGSERRLLVGAEADWRDGKGAHDIIVNLGAGDITVTLTE